The Labeo rohita strain BAU-BD-2019 chromosome 14, IGBB_LRoh.1.0, whole genome shotgun sequence genomic interval AGTGTGATGAGCAGGTAGATACACACTGATGTAAAACCAGCAGCGGTTTACGGATCAGACGCAGATTGATGCTGAAGTTCATCGCCAGTTTCTTTGCCAGCAGCCTGATCTCTGTCAACTCCTCATCACGACCGTCCTGCTCCAGCCCAGAGAAGagctacacacaaacacacacatagagaGAGATGAAAACACCAAAGAACcactaatcaaacacacacacacacacacacacctgctgcAGACACAAGCACACAGTCCTGGCACTTTCCACTGAGCTGATCATCTTGGATTTGCTGAGAGTCTCTTTGATGATGTCACCGAAATCCCTGTAGAACTacaaatatgaatgaataagtaaataaataaatgtttcttttaggacatcatatataattaatacCTTATTGTAGTATTTGAGTATATCCGTGGCAGCACGCAGCTCCAGGACTCCGTATATGATGAGTTTACAGTATCCAGCCAACTGATTCCTCCTCTCCAGCAAAGCAGCCATCTTCATCTCCTGACCCTCTTCCTCACCTGCAGCACAATCCTCCTGCTGAACAACTTACATCTGATGAAGATCTTCATTTCAGACGCAATGTTCTTATCAAAAGACGACTGCTTTTAGAGAAAGTTacagtgtaaatgtgtgtgtgtgtgtgtgtgcgcgcgcgcAGGAGTTGTTTTTTCACCTAGTGTTACATCAGGGGGAAAACATTTCCCCAGAAAATGAGATCAATCTGAATACCCAATGTTTTTGACAAAATGCTTAATTAAGAGAATTGCATCTTTCTTTTTTGACACCGATATTAGATTTGATCTCTAAGAACACAAGTCAGCGTGAAGCTCTCCTGAACACATTCTTATATCCAGATAAACGTGTACCAGCCAGATCCTCGTCAGGGTCGGCGAAGACGTAGTCGATGATGAAAGAAGCCATTTCTGCTTTGAGAGAGTCATCAGGACTGAAGCGCTGCAGCGGTGAACCGTCTCCTTCGCACGGCTTCCCGAAGACGAGCAGCACGTCACACAGACACACGAACGCCTGCGGACACACGGGTGAGCTTTCACTGATGGTCAAAGTCACCGCTGTCGCGTTGTTTGCACAGCACTGCGACGAGACTAGAACGAATGCGGTGTGATGTGAGCAGCACAGTGATTCCGGATGTTTGAAAGCCACGTAAACTGAGCTCGGCCTGAGACGATAGTCTCaacgtgtgtgtgagtgtgtgtgtgagtgaatcTGAGACTGAGAGCCTGTACCTGGTTCCTGATGTGACTCTGAGCCACAGACAGACAGCTCTGACACACCACACAGAACGAGTGAAGAGCCTTCATCACACGCTTCAGTTCAACCTGACAGACAGACAACCAGCCTTACATACAGTGATAAATACTGCGATGACGGCCTGAGCATCGGCGCCACCTGCTGTCTTTAGGCAAACAGTGTACATGGGAAATCAGGCTTTCATGATCACTAACACTTTctattatatttctattcaaataacCTTTATGTGTACTGTGTTAGGCTAACCtattatatgattattatttattgacctaaagtagggctgggcgatatgggcaaaaaaattatcacgataattgtcaaatctttatttctttcaagtttaaagtcagatttttgctccaaagtgaaagttgtagaaaccagaccttaaaataaatatctaaatagaaaaatttatttctgcatgttctaatgagttatattgtttaaaatcaagaaacaggtttgggttgtctgataatgatgatgataataataataataataatattaataataataatgagaagaagaagaagaagaagaagaagatcacttttttgtctcttagaaacgcacatttgatagtatcttgaggatgcagaggtaattttttgttcattatcaatcagtaacatctgtacaaattgtagcaacctcagttttatatggttaaatttattctgacccagtgttttttttttttttttttttaaggattggTCTCCCATTGTCACGTTACAACAGGGATGAGACCAGAGGCAGAGGTAAGGTGCAAAACCAAACAAGCTTTATTGACAGGGCTGTAAAATGGAGTGCAAGAATGGGTTGAGCAATGATAAGCTTATCTAAAAGTCCTTGCATTAGTTGAGCAGTTGTAGTGAGTCCGTAAGGGGAAAACCACGATGATTCACAGGGGAGTCCAATTGAAAAAACGATGAGTGGTCTGGAGCTAGCATAGGggatgtgaacggtagaccagacagtGAATGACTGAGGGTAAGTGTCTTATACAGGGCGTGGCTGTTTGAACTGTGGTCCGAGCGGATAAACAGTCCATGTGGCGTGATTCAAATGAGTCGTGCTGTTTCGTTCCACTTTTGatgcataaaaattatatcGAGCATTCATCGAACTCTTCATACcgttttatcgaggaaaattatattgcgataattattgttatcgaattatcgcccagccctaaccTAAACTACTACACAGATTTCtttgggaaaaaacaaaacaaaaaacagttgtcAATGCACTACCAATGAACTGTTCCTATTCAATTATCattcaaaatgatgaaaatggAAAAGATCAGACTCCAGAGATTCCTGCAGTGGACAACATTAGTGTCGCAGCCTTGATCTGTCAGAAGAAATGGCTGATAGTTTAGAACTGACTGTCAGTCCTGCATGCACTTTTCCTGTGGCTTGACAGGAAGTCATTGTACCCAAGTCTGATTGAAGATTCAACCACATTCGGTCAGAAGCTTCTTCTGAACAAACACAGAGAACGAACATGACGGAGACAGCGAGATGAAAGATGACGCACCTTGTCTTTAGCTGGAGTGTGTTGCGTGATCTTTGTTCCTTTCCAGAACAGATGGAAGACTGAGCACTTCAGAGCTGGAACCATCAGCTACACACACCACGACAATATGATGAGTGCAAGTTTAAAAGACTGTAATTACTACAATTACACTGTAATTGTAATTTTCATGCAATTAGCATGAGCATATAATGCTAGCAATCAATAACTTTCTATGGAGGTGTGGATGAGATATGAATGTAAACAATCACACAGAAAAATCTCTGAtgatttactgttattataaataatctCATACACACAATGACCAAGTAAATCTGTAAGGTTTGTGTTTAGGGTTAGGCGATAGAAAATgcagtttgtacagtagaaaaaccATCACACCTATAGAGAGTCCCCATAAAACACATATACCaacagaatgtgtgtgtgtgtgtgtgtgtgtgtgtgtgtgtgagaccttCTCGTTGATTTCTCTTGTCTCTATTCCCATCTTCAGCAGCTGAAAGCAGAACTCAAACAGGTTCCTTCCGGTCAAATCTCTGGCACTGacagacacaaaaacacattgtagaGACACTTCCAGACACTATCCTACCATTATCAcacgtaaacacacacacacacacacacacaccagcagAAGGCAGCCAGAATGTTCAGAGAGGAAGCAGCTCCATACAGATCATCTTCATCAGCTGATCCCTGAGGAacaccagcacacacacacaccatcatTTTCAAGAAGTAAGAAAATTCTGACAAAACCTCCTTTTGGGGAAATTCAGTAACAGAAAAACGACTTTTAACTTCAGTAGAGCTGAAGTGTGTAATCTTCTGTCAGATCTGCTTTGATCTCGTGCCACTGGTCGAGGCAGTGTTGTTGTTGCGTAGGACTGGACTGGTCGCTCCATCAAATAAAGGAGCACGACATGTAATAAAGCTGTGAATTGGTGAGAGCACATGCGTCTGCGATGCTGTTCCAGACTCGGGTGTGTTTGTGTACCTGCAGTATCTCAGCGAGGTTTGAAGTGAATTTCTCCACGGTTGAATCCAGCAGCTGACTGACGGCTCTCTCGGCTCGGCCACAGAAGCTGTAACAATCGCTGCACAACGTACACAACACACGCACACAAGCCTCTAACACGCACTCCTCACGGTGCTTCAGCATGATGTCGCACACCTGAGACAGCAGCAGATCCAGACACTGAGAGACGACAGACAGAAACACGCTCATTTCATCACACCAAACTCTCGCTGCACTTCATCTGTCTGTTCACCTTCATCTAAATCTTTTCTTACCTAAAACTTTTTCTGCctcaaaaaaaagtcacaagaACCCAAATATACACATTCGGATGCAAATGATGAGCGACAGCTCACGCGTCATTTTACACCACAAGAGATTTACATGTATGGATACGTGGAAACGTGATGTGATCGATCAGAGATGGCTCGTACTTTCTCCAGGCGTCCAGACGTGGTGTAAACCTCCAGCTGAAAATACAGCGGCGCTCTGAGCAAACAGCTCACCTTCACGACGTCTGCAGAGAACTGAAAGGAAACACGCACTTTACTGACTGTAGTCACTGACATCTTCAGCTCACATCACGTCTCTGATTAGTCTGGCCGGGACGGGTTTCACTTTAAACTGCTGCCGCAGGATAAAGGTTTAACGTACTGCATACATTACATTCGGCTGCTTGTACTGAAATATATTACCCATTTTACATTCTACCAGTGATAAAACTGCATTAGACGATGAGTTTGGCGAGGGACGGCACTGCTAGGAGATTTGAGCTCCTTTATGAAAACAGACTGtttataatcataattatgGAGATTTCTTTCTAATCCAAACAGCATCATCATGTCTGAGATCAACAACGAAACGATGACGGCCTCTCAGGCATTTGATTCTCTCAAATGGACTCGCTGTCAGACTCACCTTAGCCAGTAACTGAGGCAGCACGGGGATGAAATGGTTTGTGATGCGTCTGCGCTCTTGAGCCTGAAGCCTCTTCTCCCGCGCCGTCAGGTTctacaatacacacacacagttctgCATTGGTCAGGACAACAACAGAGTAAGACATGCTAACCCTCGAGCAGATCTGGAGCGAGTGATTAGAGAAAGCTTCTGCCACTCTGtctagtgcaaaaaaaaaaagatacattaaTGCAGATCTGCAACAAAGAGTCAACAGTGAAAATAATCAATGTGATTATCGATTAATTGTGTCTGCGTGCTTTGAATGGAAATCGTCTGCCGGACACGTGACTTTACAGCAGTGAATAACGCATTTCTATGGCGAAAACACATCGGTGACAAACTTCACAGACTTCACTTCACAGAGAACGCTATAGCATAATTAACGCTGAATGCAAAAACATCAATTTTTTCCCTGAATATTTGCTGTTGGACAAATATTCTACATGTATTGTAAGAAATGGTATTTTGTGAGAGTAACAACTGACTGACTGTAAATGCACAACATCATACAACAAGAATCACAGGATGAAGAAACAACAGAATGTCATAGGAGTAAATGACTGTTTACTATTgtctttttagagctgctttacagcagaattaagttttatttgcaTTACTGACACACTTATTCTGTTTGACACTGTTAAGCTGCTTTGAGACAATGTGTATTGTATAAAACGCAGTAGatataaaggtgacttgacctgaGTGTGCGCTTCTACAGAGCTTTCCTCTTACTTGAGAACACAGAGATtgtgcttttatcatttttcCCACCTGTAtcgtttttaatttaatttaatttagcaatTTAAACCATCATCTTCCTGTAAAACTTAGGACAATCTACAGTGTTTCCCCTTGAAGGtcaagttcattttattttcaatatagcGCCAAATTACATTCATTCAAGGTTacctttcctatagaacaggtctataatcttttattaaacaaactaaataaccTTATGGTATTATTCTTACTTGCACTacggcatgtcatttctgtctctacaCGGACGTGTGTCTATAATTTCTCTGCAAAAACACGGACGGGATCGcaagtccattcataaaaatgaaatttactctATAGCAGAATGCCAAGAAATTTGTCGAATTTTGgagaaataaatcaaaagttggtctGTCACTTAATTCGGATTGCGATATGCAccagtgtctgtgaatattgaaacgcaaaaagacggtttaaatatgaatcctgttTGTTCCGTTTGcctctgtatgaatgaatggcaaAGACGCGGGTTTGTTTACTACATAAATACTGAAACACACGTGACATTTGCGGTGATTTTCGGCCTCTGTGTATCACTAAATGACGACATGAACACAAACTTGATCttgctgtgagagtcacttcatgtgaattttaccctttcatttgagaaaactagcatcatTATCATACtgcatacaaacagaaactaaacggcaacccgtcaaaataaaagtacaatttaacatgtaacagaaatatatataagtcttgtattacttttgtacagtaaaatattggtctttatatattcatatttctgccgaatgtaaataaaacaattaaatgataaaaataaatattactacaagATTAATCACTtaattgtacaaaaaaatactacaactattattaaaacttcttaaaccgAATATCCACAcaatttttcttccatgtattaaaaaaaataataaataaataaaagggtttaaattttcatttgattaaaaaagaaaaaaaaaaaaaaatgtttcatgccTTCGTTTGATTATCAgagaaattaaaacaagaatttCTGGGGGGGGGGAGACaaagattgtagggccctatggtttaaaatgttgaaattgagacttttctgacttcttttttcactgaaataaatgttttcattattacACAGAGTACAGTACAGAATAAAAAGTACCGTTGGGTACCAGCACCAGGCCCCCAAAAcgcagaaaatgtactcacagtTGCTGTCCTGACTCCTGCGGCAAACGTATTACGTCTATACCGTCTGTATCCTCTCAGTGAGTTTCTACGCATACACAGTAAGGCGAATTTAACATTTTCCTACGTTTCAGTGTGgataagaaacattttaaaaatgcttgaaaacactagtgtggacggagagcgttttaaaacgaaaactctgttttcaaatgtatctggATTAATGTAATGTAGCCTTTGTCtgacacccatttcaggtcttggagtctctactaatgagctgatgatctaaatcaggtgtgtttaattaagaAGACATGGAAAACAAGCAGTTTTGGAGGGCCTCCAAGAACGTGGTCGAGTACACAGAAACTTTCACTATACAGTATTTGTTTTAATGGCCTTGACTTCTCACGCAATTGTTTGAAGGACAGCATTGGGCAGCATGTGGCATAtctgtctttttatttaatgaatggATTTGCAGCCCTACATTAACGTCTTGTTGAACTGTTGTGAAGAAAGCAAGCCCAGGCTAATAATCCTGCTGCTGTCCTGAACACAAGCAGTGCCGCCCAATCGGTCACGCTGAGATTCACTACATCTGAGCTCTGTCTGATCGTGTCTCACCTTCTTCTGTGCGCGTGTGCTGGGGGGCGTGGCCTCAGCGGCCTGTCTCACCGCACACATCATGATGTCAATCAGAGCGCTTTCCAGCTTGTCCTCCACgcctacaacacacacacacacacagaggaaaacaaacgcagacacacacacactcatctgTGTTTAcctaaagcaaaaaaaacaaaaacaaaaaaaaacacaagactCTCTGATTGGACACTCACCACTTTCCTGCAGCAGAAGTGATGTCATCAATTCCCAGTCTTTTGGCTCCACCCCCGCAACATCCCACAGACTATCGACTAGATATGCAGCATGTTCATGATACTGACACACACAGCACAGCTCCAGTCACAGGCCATTCATTCagttaaacattaacattaattagGAAAATTCAGAAAGTTTGTATGCGTACACAAACAGAAGAGCATATATGCACTTTTTGTGCTCATACACCACTAATTAAAATAGCCATTAATAGTCAAttaaaggtcattgcaaaaaaCCTTCATCCAATAAAGTGCGCCTGTTATGcattttttgttgctgttgtttgttCGTTTTATTTTCCATTCTGAAAGATTAGGCTGCTAGGAATTACAGAAAGTggttcaaattcattttttccacTGTACCACAACAGTACAACCTCAATCTTTTATAATTCCCTGACGACTACTTATTTTCTATCAAGCATTCAAAATATAGAACTATAGCAACGGGCGTATCGTTTCCGACACGcgctgtacgcggtagaccaatcacaacagactgggccatctgaccaatcagagcagagtaggcacATGGAAAGGAGGGATTTAGAGAGACTTAATCTTAGAACTGCTTCGAACGAATCGTTTGAGAATCATTGAAAAAGGAGGTGTATTCActgcatattttgagaaaacagaaGCGTTTTTGACCATGCACCTAAATCTATTGTAGAagacttccaaaacaacattagGAATCTTAAAAATAGCATACTAGGGGCACTTTATccactttaaaatgtttatgccCACTGCAACAGCACAATGATTACGCGATCTGTGAGAAGACAGAGAAGAATGTGCATGATGGGATATGAGCGGTTTACCTCACTCTCAATAAAGAAATGCGCCAGCAAACGGAGGACAGAAACACTGCGTTTGTCTGACCGCCCATCTAACACACTGCACAGCCTACACACACAAATCGCATGATGCTCATGATGGTTTGTGTGAagagatgaagatgatgatgacaaTGTCATGATGAAGCTGAACGTACGTGTGGTACAGGAATCCTCCGGCTGCACAGGCGAGACCTCGGTGTGTGGCAAAAACCAGCGGATACACGGCAGCACACTCCTCCTCACTCAGGCCATCATCCGTCTGcctgcgcacacacacacacacacacgccatACAAGAAACTCGGGTGACGCACAACTTCACATGCACACGAGGGGTTCTCACACTCTGAGCAGTCTGCCATCTATGAACACACATCCAAACGAGCTCGCTCAGCACGTAATTAATGAACGGCACGTGAGGATGAAAAGGACACTCACTGTTTAATGAGCAGTAACAGCTTCACCGTTTCCACTGCCACGTCCGAGTCTTTATCCAGGATCATGCACAGAATCCGCTCCTGAGCAGagaaacacacatttaaaccaAGAAACCCCAGCAGCTGAAATCTAAATGTAGAACACAACCAAAAATGTGaaactggaccacaaaaccagtcttaagtcgctggggtatatttgtagcaacagccagaAACACACTGTATGGGTTGAAATGAtcggtttttcttttatgccaaaaatcattaggatatgaaaatgattttctcattatttagatttttttttaacttttacagCGTCTTCAAACATGAGACATGAGATGTTGAAATACTGCAGTAACTAGTACAATGCATTTCCACATGTGGTCAGAACTGTACAGTACTTCATCTGATTCGGTGTCATAAGTTCAACAGGcctgtctgtgtgtttgcaaTCACCTTAAAGCGACTGGTGAACAGCTCTAACCGGCTGATGAAATCTTTCTCCACATACAGTTTCTGCAAAGTCAACACACACTGCAGTCGCACGGCAGCTTGCTGAAAAACAAACGCAAACAGTATGACTGATCACATATCAGTGCAGTATGGCTTCTATGTATGACTGGATCTGATTATCAGAGCAGCACATATTGCTCACTGCACCTTGTCATGCAGCATCCAGCCCACATATTTGAGGTGCTCGTCATTGAGGAAAGAGGCGGGGTTTTCTCTGAGCCACACTCCCATCTCCTCCATGCAGACGGCCCGGATTTCAGGAACTCTGTCCCGATACCGATGAATGAAAACACCCTTAAAGATCCCATTCATTATAGAGCGCAAGTCCTCCTGATGCTCCAGCAGCTGTAGACACACACTTCACTCAATTCACAATTATTTCTACAGCACTTTATGTGATACAGACTCAAAGCAGCCTCACAGTAGCAAACAGGAAAGTAACAATCAATCATgcaaacttcaaaaatgatgCAAATCCAAAACTCTGCTCCAAAGCAGCTGTAGCAGGACAATAGTGTCTGCATctcttcacaaacacacacatgatgAACTTTTAAACAATGACAGTGACACACATCAGCTAAGAGTAACTAGGTTTGCCACTACaccaaaatgtaataaatccAAACCTTTACAGATTTACACTTCAACTATTGTAGCCAATATGTATAATCTACAAAAAAATATCCCTCTGATGCTTTATATTGCTGCCAAATGTAAACCATTCTGAACAAAGATGTTTAAAAGACACTTAATATTCAGTGATATTGTTGATTTGATGCCACTGAGATTGTCAAATgataagtgtgtgtttgtgtttaaccTCTCTGTAACAGTCCTCTAGTTCTTCTATGCGGTCTATGGCTCTGTGTTCAACTGGTTTGTTCTTCTCCAGCTCACAGCGTCTCCGCGTCATCAGCACTTGAGCATTCACCTCCGCAGCGACGGACACTATCGACGACATCAACCGCATggctgcacacacacagagacagacagacacacacacataaacacacacacacacacacaccagaggACGGATCACACTCCTGTGGCAGCTGGTTATAAAACACTTCTTGGGTGCATATTACGAAGGCAGTTGATgctaaacttttaattttaatttaattgtttaatgacttatttgaacttttcaatttaaaatgagtCAAGTCAGATTTATTTCTAAAGTGTTTTATACAGTACAGATTGTTTCAGCAGCTTCAGagtaataaacaggaaaaataacattgttcattttgtaaaatttcatcaaaacaaattaaatttcagCTGTAATCATGAGGTTCATTCAGTTTAATTCTCACTcaattacattataatttattttaaaaaataataataaacagtacaCATTTAAAGGCTTAGTTCCACCCTAACAACACATAATGGAGGAACTGCGCATCTGTCATCTGCAACAACATGCTGAAAAATATCATCCGATTTTATTCTCAGCATATGATATTTTAACTCGCTGTCACAACTCGCTCCTGTTCTTTCATGTGAGCACCGAATGTAGTTTTTGAGCATGAAACGTAggactgcaagaaaaaaaattagaagtTGACTATATAGTAGTCAAGGCTATTCTATTAAGAATAGTGATATAGAAAGCGTTGTTCTCAGTATGTTTTATTCATAATGTTTTCCCCTTTAAACCAGTGATACCAGTAACGTCCCTCACACCGAGTTTTATTAGCTATTGCCATAATACGACAAAGCTCACTACTAAAGCCAAACTCACCGATGAGCGTGCTAGTGTGTCTGAACGCGCGGACCTGCGAGTCGGCCAGACCCGTGAGCAGCGCGATGAACGAAGAGAAGAGAAAATCATCGTACAGCAGGCTGTTACGACAGCCACGAACCAGCAAAGACACAAACTCGCACACGCCTTCACGAAAGTGCCGCCACTGAGAGCCGACCGACACCAGCGGATAACTGACAGAGTCCTGCAGAAACACAGagaggtgtgtgtatgtgtgtgtgtgctggtcTCCAGAAACAGCTGCAAACGCTGCATCAGCTCAGATGGGTCACAACCACAGCAGTCCAATCACCTGCAAGCTCGagtttaaacagtaaaaactaGAAAGAAAtcctacatttaaaacaaacattcattattttctTTCAGACTCTTGCTGACAAAACACGATGAATGTTATGGGAAAAATGATGATGAAATATGACTCAGCATCCACTGTGATCTGCAGCTTTAGCTCCAACTTGTGAATCTCCACATGCACAGAGGTCACTGGCAGATGGTCAGTGCTGCAAATGCGTGTTACAATTCAACCAAACTGGAACCTGATGCAAAAGAGAAATTTCTTCTCCACCACTGGAAGTCCATCACGCGACATCCCTCATCAATGCCCTCTGAAATGACTCAGATTTACTGAGCAACGGTAAACGTATCTGCACCTTTACAAGGAAAATGATACGACTGGAGTCAAAAACAGAACCGTGGCGTGTCGATTCCTCTCACCTCGTTAAACTCTTTAGTCAGGTGACTAATTATATCAGCGTTTTGCAGGCAGCTGAACATCTCTCTGGTGACGACACCTGAAACACAACACAAGTTCATCATTTAGGAAACACACATGATATCGCTTACATTTGTGTCTGACGTCACCTTTACAGCCGCTGCACTGAACCACAAAGTTGATGAGCTCCAGAAGCCCTGCCTCTCTGTCGCTTCTGTACTCCTCTAGCCAATCATCTATCACCGGCTAAGAGagacagccaatcagaggaCCGAACACATGAAATCCCCTCCGATTGTCACCATTGGTGGTCTCTCACCAGCAGCGCGCTGCGTCCTGACCGCACCGCTTCATACAGATGACACGCGGTGACACGGCCGTCCGTCTGAGTGCCATGCGGCCCGAGGTGCCGTGAGTCCTCCGGGGTCTGTGATTGGCTGGAGCCGCTGACTGACGGATGACGAACCCTCTTAGGAGACtagcagagaaagagagaaacggTTAAAGCACAcatttatactgtgtgtgtgtgtgtgtgtgtgtgtgtgtgtttgtactcaCTGCTGCTCCCTGATTTGAGCTCAGTTTTCTCTTGGAGGTTTTCAGCTGGAACTCAAAATCACTTCCGGTCAGAGAGACATCCTCATCCTCCGAACTGCGTCACACACACACGGGTCATCGGGAGTATGATGACATCATCAGCATGAAAGCGATTATATGTGTGCGGTCGCTCTGTTTACCTGTACAGCTCAGACTCATCCATGCTGCTCCGCTGCTCTGGaaatcaacacacacacacacacacacacacagatcagtTACTGATCAGCGGCTCAGTGTCGTTCGCATCAATCCATCAACAGACAGGTACTAATCTGCAGAAATAGTATATAAGACATTTACAGTTTGTGTGTGCAAATGTGTAAGAGTATTCAACCTTCTACAATGCGAGTACATCAATGGCATGTGCAACTAAAGCTTTACTCTGGGCGACTAAGTTATGTCTAACATTAGCCACTGCTAATAAATTCTTGGATCTGTGTGAGCTGGAGACTCAACATATGtttagcacagatatattttcaCTTGTCGAACACTTCGGAGTTTCACTCTCAGTTAAGCAATCAGTGCCATTTCTCGGTTCATCTCAATTATTTGACGTACCACA includes:
- the LOC127176625 gene encoding cohesin subunit SA-2 isoform X3, producing the protein MDESELYSSEDEDVSLTGSDFEFQLKTSKRKLSSNQGAASPKRVRHPSVSGSSQSQTPEDSRHLGPHGTQTDGRVTACHLYEAVRSGRSALLPVIDDWLEEYRSDREAGLLELINFVVQCSGCKGVVTREMFSCLQNADIISHLTKEFNEDSVSYPLVSVGSQWRHFREGVCEFVSLLVRGCRNSLLYDDFLFSSFIALLTGLADSQVRAFRHTSTLIAMRLMSSIVSVAAEVNAQVLMTRRRCELEKNKPVEHRAIDRIEELEDCYRELLEHQEDLRSIMNGIFKGVFIHRYRDRVPEIRAVCMEEMGVWLRENPASFLNDEHLKYVGWMLHDKQAAVRLQCVLTLQKLYVEKDFISRLELFTSRFKERILCMILDKDSDVAVETVKLLLLIKQQTDDGLSEEECAAVYPLVFATHRGLACAAGGFLYHTLCSVLDGRSDKRSVSVLRLLAHFFIESEYHEHAAYLVDSLWDVAGVEPKDWELMTSLLLQESGVEDKLESALIDIMMCAVRQAAEATPPSTRAQKKNLTAREKRLQAQERRRITNHFIPVLPQLLAKFSADVVKVSCLLRAPLYFQLEVYTTSGRLEKCLDLLLSQVCDIMLKHREECVLEACVRVLCTLCSDCYSFCGRAERAVSQLLDSTVEKFTSNLAEILQGSADEDDLYGAASSLNILAAFCCARDLTGRNLFEFCFQLLKMGIETREINEKLMVPALKCSVFHLFWKGTKITQHTPAKDKVELKRVMKALHSFCVVCQSCLSVAQSHIRNQAFVCLCDVLLVFGKPCEGDGSPLQRFSPDDSLKAEMASFIIDYVFADPDEDLAGEEEGQEMKMAALLERRNQLAGYCKLIIYGVLELRAATDILKYYNKFYRDFGDIIKETLSKSKMISSVESARTVCLCLQQLFSGLEQDGRDEELTEIRLLAKKLAMNFSINLRLIRKPLLVLHQDGIRFASRGLDEGDLTNLSFLEILSEFSFKLLQPERKQLSLYLRRVFASVSNSEFVGMYERSLTSGSKETPAAETPSRKRRRAHSLISGLETPAVMSHTRHIDMDDDFTDGSVLRKSVIRSRQQSSLFSQSIQSHLSTLSLGREDASEDEEEPEIEDYDNEDSELDITLPSTHGSASFLEDLFE
- the LOC127176625 gene encoding cohesin subunit SA-2 isoform X5, which codes for MASARVHKKRILDYKLPKNRSRPKQRSSMDESELYSSEDEDVSLTGSDFEFQLKTSKRKLSSNQGAASPKRVRHPSVSGSSQSQTPEDSRHLGPHGTQTDGRVTACHLYEAVRSGRSALLPVIDDWLEEYRSDREAGLLELINFVVQCSGCKGVVTREMFSCLQNADIISHLTKEFNEDSVSYPLVSVGSQWRHFREGVCEFVSLLVRGCRNSLLYDDFLFSSFIALLTGLADSQVRAFRHTSTLIAMRLMSSIVSVAAEVNAQVLMTRRRCELEKNKPVEHRAIDRIEELEDCYRELLEHQEDLRSIMNGIFKGVFIHRYRDRVPEIRAVCMEEMGVWLRENPASFLNDEHLKYVGWMLHDKQAAVRLQCVLTLQKLYVEKDFISRLELFTSRFKERILCMILDKDSDVAVETVKLLLLIKQQTDDGLSEEECAAVYPLVFATHRGLACAAGGFLYHTLCSVLDGRSDKRSVSVLRLLAHFFIESEYHEHAAYLVDSLWDVAGVEPKDWELMTSLLLQESGVEDKLESALIDIMMCAVRQAAEATPPSTRAQKKNLTAREKRLQAQERRRITNHFIPVLPQLLAKFSADVVKVSCLLRAPLYFQLEVYTTSGRLEKCLDLLLSQVCDIMLKHREECVLEACVRVLCTLCSDCYSFCGRAERAVSQLLDSTVEKFTSNLAEILQGSADEDDLYGAASSLNILAAFCCARDLTGRNLFEFCFQLLKMGIETREINEKLMVPALKCSVFHLFWKGTKITQHTPAKDKVELKRVMKALHSFCVVCQSCLSVAQSHIRNQAFVCLCDVLLVFGKPCEGDGSPLQRFSPDDSLKAEMASFIIDYVFADPDEDLAGEEEGQEMKMAALLERRNQLAGYCKLIIYGVLELRAATDILKYYNKFYRDFGDIIKETLSKSKMISSVESARTVCLCLQQLFSGLEQDGRDEELTEIRLLAKKLAMNFSINLRLIRKPLLVLHQDGIRFASRGLDEGDLTNLSFLEILSEFSFKLLQPERKQLSLYLRRVFASVSNSEFVGMYERSLTSGSKETPAAETPSRKRRRAHKQV